One part of the Drosophila teissieri strain GT53w chromosome 3R, Prin_Dtei_1.1, whole genome shotgun sequence genome encodes these proteins:
- the LOC122619930 gene encoding prosaposin — MERAGLLAVLALCCAFGAFAAATPLLGSSKCTWGPSYWCGNFSNSKECRATRHCIQTVWETQQVPVDTDSICKICKDMVTQARDQLKSNETEEELKEVFEGSCKLIPIKPIQKECIKVADDFLPELVEALASQMNPDQVCSVAGLCNSARIDEMFMNGIQAGLDGTVQDEDESSEETELVTQPNQLSCGNCNLLSRLMHSKFAATDRDDMVETMLHMCGSLSSFSDACANIVLTYFNDIYDHVSKHLTTDAVCHVSGVCASRYHQHEEDKQPQEALVALDAGDDIPCELCEQLVKHLRDVLVANTTETEFKQVMEGFCKQSKGFKDECLSIVDQYYHVIYETLVNKLDANGACCMIGICQKNSASSMKDVPIMPLLPVIEPAQVKITIEKLEKHEKKQLGASEPQFSQQEILDMQLPIDHLMGAANPGALVEGGELCTLCEYMLHFIQETLATPSTDDEIKHTVENICTKLPAGVAGQCRNFVEMYGDAVIALLVQGLNPRDVCPLMQMCPKNLPKKDDVEVFNPLPASDEQDTPTCSLCLFAVEQAQMKIRDNKSKDNIKKVLDGLCTHLPNELKDECVDFVNTYSNELIDMLITDFKPQEICVQLKLCMKKTDALSDMAISLGDAVDGEDKSSSEEISFNDIELRPQFAFDPEFSSAPNCLICEELVKTLEKRMGKHPTRDSIKQILEESCDRMRKPLNGKCHKVIDKYGDKIADLLLKEMDPKLICAELGMCVLADLDDLEVDEALKYDVIALPHQDNKLSSIRDPPSCALCEFIMTKLDSDLKNKTEQDAIKRAIESVCSHLPATVRKQCDTFVDGYASAVLKLLSDVPPKEVCQKLQLCFSVAVTDEVVECGVCHGVTQALLPFLQEKKDDETEVTALQMTSVGCENLPAKYYKICSEMISIYGNSIKNLAKRPYIDQSHICAEIGKCFDSEKSSLAFARISA; from the exons ATGGAGAGAGCAGGCCTTTTGGCCGTTTTGGCACTGTGCTGTGCCTTCG GCGCATTcgccgctgccacgccccttttggGCTCCAGCAAGTGCACCTGGGGACCATCCTACTGGTGCGGAAACTTCAG CAACTCCAAGGAATGTCGTGCCACCCGCCATTGTATCCAAACCGTTTGGGAGACCCAACAGGTGCCCGTGGACACGGACTCCATCTGCAAGATATGCAAGGACATGGTTACTCAAGCCCGCGACCAGCTGAAGAGCAACGAGACAGAGGAGGAACTGAAGGAGGTATTCGAGGGCTCCTGCAAGCTGATTCCGATCAAGCCGATCCAGAAGGAGTGCATCAAGGTGGCCGATGACTTCCTGCCCGAGTTGGTCGAGGCCCTGGCCTCCCAAATGAATCCCGAT CAAGTTTGCTCTGTGGCCGGACTTTGCAACAGTGCTCGCATCGATGAAATGTTCATGAACGGCATTCAGGCGGGCCTTGATGGAACCGTccaggatgaggatgagagCTCCGAGGAGACCGAGTTGGTCACGCAGCCCAATCAACTTTCCTGCGGCAACTGCAACCTGCTTTCCCGCCTGATGCACTCGAAATTCGCGGCCACCGATCGCGATGACATGGTGGAAACGATGCTTCATATGTGCGGATCGCTTTCCAGTTTTTCAGATGCCTGTGCCAACATCGTACTCACCTATTTCAATGATATCTACGACCATGTCAGCAAGCACTTGACCACGGATGCTGTGTGCCATGTGTCCGGAGTGTGTGCCTCCAGATATCACCAGCATGAGGAGGATAAGCAACCGCAAGAAGCCCTGGTTGCTTTGGATGCCGGCGATGATATTCCCTGCGAACTGTGCGAGCAACTGGTGAAGCATCTGCGCGACGTCTTGGTGGCAAACACCACGGAAACCGAGTTCAAGCAAGTTATGGAAGGATTCTGCAAGCAGTCAAAGGGATTCAAAGACGAGTGCCTTAGCATTGTCGACCAGTACTACCATGTGATCTATGAGACTCTAGTGAACAAGTTGGATGCCAATGGAGCCTGCTGCATGATCGGCATTTGCCAGAAGAACTCCGCCTCCTCGATGAAGGATGTCCCCATTATGCCGCTGCTGCCTGTTATTGAGCCGGCTCAGGTGAAGATCACCATTgagaagctggagaagcaCGAGAAGAAGCAACTGGGCGCCAGTGAGCCGCAGTTCAGCCAGCAAGAGATCCTGGACATGCAGCTGCCCATTGATCACCTTATGGGCGCAGCTAATCCCGGAGCACTGGTCGAGGGTGGGGAGCTGTGCACCCTCTGTGAGTACATGCTGCACTTCATTCAGGAGACTCTGGCCACCCCGTCCACGGATGACGAGATCAAGCACACCGTGGAGAACATCTGCACCAAACTGCCAGCGGGAGTTGCCGGTCAATGCAGAAACTTTGTGGAGATGTATGGTGATGCTGTGATTGCTCTGCTCGTCCAAGGACTGAATCCCCGTGACGTGTGCCCCCTTATGCAGATGTGCCCGAAGAATCTGCCCAAGAAGGACGACGTCGAAGTGTTCAATCCCCTGCCAGCCAGCGATGAACAGGATACCCCTACTTGCTCTCTATGCCTCTTTGCCGTTGAGCAGGCCCAGATGAAGATCCGCGACAATAAGTCCAAGGATAACATCAAGAAGGTCCTAGATGGCCTTTGTACCCATCTGCCCAACGAACTGAAGGACGAGTGCGTTGACTTCGTGAACACCTATTCCAATGAGCTGATCGACATGCTGATCACAGATTTCAAGCCGCAGGAGATCTGCGTGCAACTGAAGCTCTGCATGAAGAAAACTGACGCTCTCAGCGACATGGCCATTTCGCTGGGCGACGCTGTCGATGGTGAGGACAAGTCCAGCAGTGAGGAAATTAGCTTCAATGACATTGAGCTGCGCCCTCAGTTTGCCTTCGACCCCGAATTCAGTTCCGCACCCAACTGCCTGATCTGCGAGGAGTTGGTTAAGACCTTGGAGAAGCGCATGGGCAAGCACCCCACCAGGGACAGCATCAAGCAAATCCTGGAAGAGTCTTGCGACCGGATGAGGAAGCCACTGAACGGCAAATGCCACAAGGTAATCGACAAGTACGGCGATAAGATCGCCGATCTGCTGCTGAAGGAAATGGATCCCAAGCTTATCTGCGCAGAGTTGGGAATGTGCGTCCTGGCTGATCTGGATGATC TCGAAGTTGATGAGGCCTTGAAGTACGACGTAATTGCTCTGCCGCATCAGGACAACAAGCTGTCTAGCATAAGGGATCCGCCTAGCTGCGCCCTTTGCGAGTTCATCATGACCAAGCTGGATTCCGATCTTAAGAATAAGACCGAACAGGACGCCATTAAGCGTGCGATTGAGTCAGTTTGCAGCCACCTGCCAGCCACGGTGCGCAAACAGTGCGACACCTTCGTCGATGGATATGCCTCGGCTGTGCTGAAATTGCTGAGCGACGTGCCGCCCAAGGAGGTGTGCCAGAAACTGCAGCTCTGCTTCAGCGTCGCCGTCACCGATGAGGTTGTGGAGTGTGGTGTGTGCCATGGAGTCACCCAGGCTCTTTTGCCCTTCCTGCAAGAGAAGAAGGATGACGAAACCGAAGTGACAGCCCTGCAGATGACATCGGTTGGATGCGAGAACTTGCCAGCCAAGTACTACAAGATT TGCTCTGAGATGATCTCCATCTATGGCAATAGCATTAAGAACTTGGCCAAGCGTCCCTATATTGATCAGTCGCATATTTGCGCCGAGATTGGCAAGTGTTTCGATAGCGAGAAGTCTTCGCTGGCCTTTGCTAGAATTTCAG CCTAA